The Caldibacillus debilis DSM 16016 genome includes a region encoding these proteins:
- a CDS encoding Asp23/Gls24 family envelope stress response protein yields MAENNPLEMVKEGLGKIEIAPEVIEVIAGIAASEVKGVATMRGNFATGVAERLGKKSHSKGVRVDLSNNQIIIDVYCVLNFGVSIPKVAKEIQENIRQALLNMTGLETDEINVHIVNINFESQKEPAVEE; encoded by the coding sequence AAAGAAGGCTTGGGCAAAATCGAGATCGCCCCTGAAGTGATCGAGGTGATCGCCGGGATCGCCGCCTCGGAAGTAAAAGGGGTTGCGACGATGCGCGGAAATTTCGCGACGGGCGTGGCGGAACGCTTGGGGAAAAAATCCCACAGCAAAGGCGTCCGCGTCGATTTGTCCAACAATCAGATCATTATCGATGTTTATTGCGTCTTAAATTTCGGCGTTTCCATTCCGAAGGTGGCCAAGGAAATCCAGGAAAATATCCGTCAGGCGCTTTTGAACATGACCGGACTGGAGACGGATGAAATCAACGTCCACATCGTCAACATCAATTTTGAATCGCAAAAGGAACCAGCCGTCGAAGAGTGA